The following is a genomic window from Mesotoga sp. Brook.08.105.5.1.
GGCGACTAAGAGTGTCCCGAAAGGGATAATTCTTTCTTTGATGAAGCAGAAGTCAAAGGCATACGTCAACTTACTACTCGTTGTTGCATTCTGGGGACTGACCTTTCCAGTTCAGAAGAACATACTGGAAGGGCTTTCCCCGGTTTTCTATAATGCTCTTCGCTTTTCATTTGCTCTCTTGCTACTCATCCCCATAAGGAAGAAGCTGGGAATAAGGCTTTCGAGAAGAAGCTTCACTCAGGGACTGATTCTCGGGCTCTTTCTTTCGGGCGGTTATGTGTTTCAAACCTGGGGACTTGTTCACACCACAGCATCGAAAAGCGCCTTTATTACCGCTCTCTACGTTGGGCTTGTAGCGATAATCGGCCCGTTTGTGGAAAAGCGTATTCCCAACAGGTATCAGATTCTTGCGCTCGCTGTGTCTCTCGTTGGACTCTACTTTTTGACGACGCCGGAAGCCGGTTTCAACTTTGGCGACTTGCTCACAACCCTTTGTGCAATCTCCTTTGCTCTGCATGTAGTATTCATCTCGTATTTCACAGAAAGAGAAGACTCAGGAGAGATGGAGCTGCTGGTCCCTCAGATTGTGGTGGTCATTATCGTTAATCTGGTTCTCATTCCTTTTGTCGATGGCGGGGTACGGGTAAGCGGATCTATAGTCACTGTCGCTCTCTTCTCGGCGGTATTCGCTACTATCTTCGCCGTGGCAGTACAGCTGAGATTCCAGAGATTTCTCGGATCAGTCGGCGCATCACTTATCTATGTTGGCGAACCGGCATTTGCTTTGTTCTTCGCGATGATAATACTGAGAGAGATTCCGGGTAAAATGGAGGTAATAGGGTTGCTGCTTATGACGGCAGGTATGATATTCGGAGGGACTTCGTCGTACATGTTGAGAGATAGAGGAGTGAAGAAGTGAAGGGAAGGATTTTAGCTGTAGAAGATGATGTACATATTGCGAAACTGCTCCGCATGGAGTTAAGCCACGAGGGGTATG
Proteins encoded in this region:
- a CDS encoding DMT family transporter; this translates as MKQKSKAYVNLLLVVAFWGLTFPVQKNILEGLSPVFYNALRFSFALLLLIPIRKKLGIRLSRRSFTQGLILGLFLSGGYVFQTWGLVHTTASKSAFITALYVGLVAIIGPFVEKRIPNRYQILALAVSLVGLYFLTTPEAGFNFGDLLTTLCAISFALHVVFISYFTEREDSGEMELLVPQIVVVIIVNLVLIPFVDGGVRVSGSIVTVALFSAVFATIFAVAVQLRFQRFLGSVGASLIYVGEPAFALFFAMIILREIPGKMEVIGLLLMTAGMIFGGTSSYMLRDRGVKK